A single region of the Pseudomonas sp. VD-NE ins genome encodes:
- a CDS encoding SCO family protein, with protein MNRRHGDRPVHTSRSRALGMHLVLMLVACVLGSRVLLAHQSSVGEPPAASESATPWGGDYFPNTLLTDQDGRQVHFFDDLIKDKVVVINFIFTSCSDSCPLETARLRQVQKLLGDRVGQDIFFYSISIDPISDTPEVLKAYSQRFKVGPGWKFLTGEFEDVTDLRKKLGLFIEGVDNGRSKDHNLSLIVGNQTTGRWMKASPFENPWILADQLANTLQNWKQPSIEESYANAPDIRPPSNGEELFRTRCASCHSLGPMDGQGLGMRSIGPDLIGVTRNRDPKWLNRWIREPDRLLAEKDPIALQLYEQFERIPMPNLRLDEQSAQSIIDFLRDETERQQPSTPAVADGALTPVKPGDPAATVSQMR; from the coding sequence ATGAACCGCCGGCACGGCGATCGCCCCGTGCATACCTCGCGCTCCCGGGCGCTGGGCATGCACCTGGTGCTGATGCTGGTGGCCTGTGTGCTCGGCAGCCGCGTGCTGCTGGCGCACCAGTCCAGCGTCGGCGAACCGCCTGCGGCCAGTGAATCCGCCACCCCGTGGGGTGGCGACTATTTCCCCAACACCTTGCTGACCGATCAGGACGGTCGGCAGGTGCATTTCTTCGATGACCTGATCAAAGACAAAGTGGTGGTGATCAACTTCATCTTCACCTCGTGCAGCGATTCCTGCCCCTTGGAAACCGCGCGCCTTCGCCAGGTGCAGAAACTGCTCGGTGATCGGGTCGGCCAGGACATCTTTTTCTACTCGATCAGCATCGACCCGATCAGCGACACCCCCGAAGTGCTCAAGGCCTATTCGCAGCGCTTCAAGGTCGGTCCCGGCTGGAAGTTTCTCACCGGCGAATTCGAAGACGTCACCGACCTGCGCAAGAAACTCGGGTTGTTCATCGAAGGCGTCGACAACGGTCGCAGCAAGGATCACAACCTCAGCCTGATCGTCGGCAACCAGACCACCGGGCGCTGGATGAAAGCCTCGCCGTTCGAAAACCCGTGGATCCTCGCCGATCAACTGGCCAACACCTTGCAGAACTGGAAGCAGCCGAGCATCGAAGAAAGCTACGCCAACGCCCCGGACATTCGCCCGCCGAGCAATGGCGAAGAACTGTTCCGCACCCGCTGCGCCTCGTGCCATAGCCTCGGCCCAATGGATGGGCAGGGCCTCGGCATGCGCAGCATCGGCCCCGATCTGATTGGCGTAACGCGTAATCGAGATCCGAAATGGCTGAACCGCTGGATTCGCGAACCGGATCGCCTGCTCGCGGAAAAAGACCCGATTGCCCTGCAACTGTACGAACAGTTCGAGCGAATCCCGATGCCCAATCTGCGCCTCGACGAGCAATCCGCGCAGTCGATCATCGATTTCCTCCGTGATGAAACCGAGCGTCAGCAACCGTCTACCCCGGCCGTCGCCGACGGCGCTTTGACGCCAGTAAAACCGGGCGATCCAGCCGCGACGGTGAGTCAGATGCGGTAG
- a CDS encoding ATP-binding protein, which produces MQRLEAQKTSAPDTPAAMGKSWREQFNLLRWFSLASFFIIAAVAVGLGYISTRFVVTESVERDALLTAQFVQAIGAAEIRHAGITTARTMGEMLDPRQDNNFPDVDPGAHAAARAEFLDHVEHLPDVLLATVYALDRTVIWSTNPELIGVKFEDDDELDESFEMKVAVSSSYHKIDDEKPEQQLLREPKYLFIENYIPMFNADKSKVIAMVEIYKEPADLVDRIDRGFASIWAATCFGGAAIFLALFWIVRRAAKLLQSQQQQLISNETFVALGEMSSAVAHSLRNPLATIRSSAELAQEIASPGAQRNIGDIISQVDRMSRWVRELLVSLRPMNDDGEAVDLVMAVEDTFGAFEALIKRCNVEVRFSPQNCAPVVSQKVLLTQILNSLFANALEAMPKGGVLSVEFESPQPDRVRLTVSDTGKGMSAQQQLLVFKPFFTTKQGGLGVGLALVKRIMERFEGSVVLTSREQEGTRVSLNFKVASGGEYGTQHSAGRG; this is translated from the coding sequence ATGCAGCGACTGGAAGCACAAAAAACATCTGCGCCGGACACGCCGGCGGCAATGGGCAAGAGTTGGCGCGAACAGTTCAATCTGCTGCGCTGGTTCTCGCTCGCGAGCTTTTTCATCATTGCCGCCGTGGCAGTAGGCCTCGGTTATATCTCCACGCGTTTCGTCGTCACCGAAAGCGTTGAGCGCGATGCGTTGCTGACCGCGCAATTTGTTCAGGCCATCGGCGCGGCGGAAATACGCCACGCCGGTATCACCACGGCGCGGACCATGGGTGAAATGCTCGACCCGCGCCAGGACAACAACTTTCCCGACGTCGATCCGGGCGCCCATGCGGCGGCCCGCGCCGAGTTTCTCGACCACGTTGAGCACCTGCCGGACGTTCTCCTGGCCACGGTGTATGCGCTGGATCGCACGGTGATCTGGTCGACCAATCCGGAACTGATCGGGGTCAAATTCGAGGATGACGACGAGCTCGACGAGTCGTTCGAGATGAAAGTCGCGGTGTCCTCCAGTTACCACAAGATCGACGATGAGAAACCCGAGCAGCAGTTGCTGCGCGAACCGAAATACCTGTTCATCGAGAACTACATCCCGATGTTCAACGCCGATAAAAGCAAAGTCATCGCCATGGTCGAGATCTACAAGGAGCCGGCGGATCTGGTTGACCGCATCGACCGTGGGTTCGCCTCGATCTGGGCGGCGACGTGTTTCGGTGGCGCGGCGATCTTCCTCGCCTTGTTCTGGATCGTCCGCCGCGCGGCGAAACTGCTGCAGAGCCAGCAGCAACAATTGATCAGCAACGAAACCTTTGTCGCCCTTGGCGAGATGTCGTCGGCGGTGGCGCACAGTCTGCGCAATCCATTGGCAACCATTCGCTCCAGCGCCGAACTGGCCCAGGAAATCGCCAGCCCCGGCGCGCAGCGCAACATTGGCGACATCATCAGCCAGGTCGATCGCATGTCGCGCTGGGTGCGCGAATTGCTGGTGTCGCTACGGCCGATGAATGACGACGGCGAGGCGGTGGATCTGGTCATGGCGGTCGAAGACACCTTTGGCGCCTTCGAAGCATTGATCAAACGCTGCAATGTCGAAGTGCGATTCAGTCCGCAGAATTGCGCGCCGGTCGTCAGTCAAAAGGTGCTACTCACGCAAATCCTCAATAGCCTGTTTGCCAACGCCCTCGAAGCCATGCCCAAGGGCGGTGTGCTCAGCGTCGAATTCGAATCGCCGCAACCTGACCGCGTGCGCCTGACCGTAAGTGACACCGGCAAGGGCATGAGCGCGCAGCAGCAACTGTTGGTGTTCAAACCGTTTTTCACCACCAAACAGGGCGGCCTCGGGGTTGGTCTGGCGTTGGTCAAAAGAATCATGGAGCGTTTTGAAGGTTCGGTCGTGCTGACCAGCCGCGAGCAGGAAGGAACCCGCGTCAGTCTCAACTTCAAAGTGGCATCGGGAGGGGAATATGGAACACAGCATTCTGCTGGTCGAGGATGA
- a CDS encoding sigma-54 dependent transcriptional regulator codes for MEHSILLVEDDELLAENIQTYLERKDFEVTVCHSAEDALAQLETFMPDIVLTDNSLPGMSGHDLIQKLRISAPDLKVIMMTGYGNVEDAVVAMKEGAFHYVTKPVALQELKLLLDKALATERMERTLSFYQEREAQKSGVQALIGDSAPMQYLKNTIGQLLDAERRMANTDLPPVLVEGETGTGKELVARALHFDGPRSKGPFIEFNCASIPSNLVESELFGHEKGAFTDAKDRRVGLVEAADGGTLFLDEIGEMDLLLQAKILKLLEDRTIRRVGSVKERKVNLRVISATNCNLEQMVQQGKFRRDLFFRLRIISIKVPRLFARGDDILLLARHFLASHGKRYGKPNLHFSQQAEELLLSYTWPGNVRELRNMLEQTVLLAPSDTIAAHQLNVCMSLVDEPPLHIHEAPMHYEPRPASNTESMNLPEVERDMVRKMLDKTDWNVTKSARLLGLSRDMLRYRIEKLGLARPDKRQW; via the coding sequence ATGGAACACAGCATTCTGCTGGTCGAGGATGACGAACTGCTGGCCGAGAATATTCAGACCTACCTGGAGCGCAAGGACTTCGAGGTGACCGTCTGCCATTCGGCCGAAGACGCGTTGGCGCAACTGGAAACCTTCATGCCTGACATCGTGCTGACCGACAACTCGCTGCCGGGCATGAGCGGCCACGACCTGATCCAGAAGCTGCGCATCAGCGCGCCGGATCTGAAAGTGATCATGATGACCGGCTACGGCAACGTCGAAGATGCCGTGGTGGCAATGAAGGAGGGCGCCTTTCATTACGTCACCAAACCGGTCGCGCTGCAGGAGCTCAAACTGCTCCTCGACAAGGCCCTGGCCACTGAACGAATGGAGCGCACGCTGTCGTTCTATCAGGAACGCGAAGCGCAAAAATCCGGGGTGCAGGCGCTGATTGGCGACTCGGCGCCGATGCAATACCTGAAGAACACCATCGGCCAGTTGCTCGACGCCGAGCGACGCATGGCCAACACCGATCTGCCGCCAGTTTTGGTCGAAGGCGAGACCGGCACCGGCAAGGAGCTGGTGGCTCGTGCGCTGCACTTCGACGGCCCGCGCAGCAAAGGTCCGTTCATTGAATTCAACTGTGCGTCGATCCCGTCGAATCTGGTCGAGTCGGAGCTGTTCGGGCATGAGAAAGGCGCGTTCACTGACGCCAAGGATCGCCGGGTCGGGCTGGTGGAAGCGGCGGATGGCGGCACGCTGTTTCTCGATGAGATTGGTGAAATGGACCTGCTGTTACAGGCAAAGATTTTGAAGTTGCTGGAGGACCGCACCATTCGCCGGGTCGGCTCGGTGAAGGAGCGCAAGGTCAATCTGCGGGTGATCAGCGCGACCAATTGCAACCTTGAGCAGATGGTGCAGCAGGGTAAATTCCGTCGCGATCTGTTTTTCCGTTTGCGGATCATTTCGATCAAAGTGCCGCGCCTGTTTGCCCGGGGCGACGATATTTTGCTGTTGGCGCGGCACTTCCTCGCCAGTCATGGCAAACGCTATGGCAAACCGAATCTGCATTTCAGTCAGCAGGCTGAGGAGTTGCTGCTCAGTTACACCTGGCCGGGCAACGTGCGCGAATTGCGCAACATGCTTGAGCAGACCGTGTTGCTGGCGCCGAGCGACACCATCGCCGCGCATCAGCTCAATGTGTGCATGAGCCTGGTCGACGAGCCGCCGCTGCATATTCATGAAGCACCGATGCACTACGAACCGCGTCCGGCGAGCAACACCGAATCGATGAACCTGCCGGAAGTCGAACGCGACATGGTGCGCAAGATGCTCGACAAGACCGACTGGAACGTCACCAAGTCCGCGCGCCTGCTGGGCCTGAGCCGCGACATGCTGCGCTACCGCATCGAAAAACTCGGCCTGGCCCGCCCCGACAAACGCCAGTGGTAA